CGGGCGCACGGGCGACGGCATCGCGCACCCTGCGCCGAGGCCAGCGTTACCCCATGCAGGCCATGGAGTTCAAGGCCCACGGCCAGGTGGTGGTGTCGGTGCGAGAGATCACGGGGCTGGGCCACGCCTGGAGCGGCGGGGCACCAGGCTTGCCCCACAGCGATCCGGCGGGGCCTGATGCTTCGGCGTTGGCCTGGGCTTTTGTTGTAAGGCAGTTCGGCCGCCTGGCTTAGGGGTAGGAGATAGATGCGAAATATGCCTCTATCGCCCGATGGATAAGCGCAAGGCGCTATCAATTTTGAATAGAATCGGCGGGCAAATCAAACCAGCCGTGCAGCGACCAGCTCTTTCTTGAGGTACGCATAAAACAAGGGTGCAGCCACCAGCCCGGCCGGGCCAAAAACGGCTTCGGCCACAAACATCACGCTCAGCAGCTCCCACACGCCCATCTGTGTGCGCTGGCCCACCACCTTGGCGTTGATGACGTACTCTGCTTTGTGGATCAGGATCAGAAAGCCCAGGCAGGCGGCTGCTGCCATGGGCGACACCGACAGGCCTACGATGGTCATCACCACGTTACACAGCAAATTACCCACGATGGGCACCAGGCCTGCGACAAAGGTGAGGGTGATGAGCACCGGGGTATAGGGCAGGGCCATGCCCCAGAACGGCAGCACAAACAGCAGGAACAGCGCGGTCAGCAGCGTGTTAAACGCCGCAATCCAAAATTGTGCTGCCACGATTTGCCGGAATGCCTCGCCAAACAGCGTGATGCGCTGGCCCAGTTGCTGGGCCAGGGGGCCTAGGGATGCGTTGGAAGTGCGTACCGCCGCCAGGGAGCCGATGAGCAGGCCCACATAGGCAAATAGCACGCTACCCAGCCAGGCCCGCCCGGCCATGGCCAACGCGCCAGCCTTGGCGCCCAGGTAGCTGGCGATGATGCGTTGGATTTCTGCCGCGCCCTCGGGCAGGTGGGCGGCCATGTCGGCCGGCAGCTTCAGGCGCAGCTCTAGCACCGTGCGGGCCATGTAGGTGAGCAGCTCGCGGTACTGCTGGGGTGCATCGACCAGGTACCCCCGCGAGTGGGTAAGCCCGGCTGCCAGCAATGCCAGTGGCATGAGCATGACCACGGCGGCGGCCACCACCTGGGCTGCGCGGGGCGTGGCGCGCTGCGCCGCCTTAGCGCCTTGCAGGCGGCGCAACCCGGCCGTGAGCCAGCTAGTGAGGGCGCGGGTGAGCAGGAAGCCCAGGCACACGCACAGCAGCCCGGGCAGCAGCCCGCGCCACATCACCAGCAGCAATGCAGAGGCCATCAGCAGGTAGCTGGCCAGCACAACGCCCGAGCGCGCAGCCCACAGGGGCTGCGTCGGCTGTGTGGGGGCGTTGTAGCTGGTCAGCGCTGCCGAGGGCGCTTCAGGCGGGAGGGCTGGGGGCTGGTGCTGCGCCATGCGCGTGTGGGTACGGCGGTTGGGGTTAGCCGACGACCACGGCGGCACCTTCGCCGCGCGGCGCAATGGCGCCGATGGTGTAGACCTGCTCGCCTGCAGCGCGCAGCGTGGCGGCCGTGGCTTCAGCGTTGGCGGCATCAACCACCACCACCATGCCAATGCCGTTGTTGAAGGTGCGGTTCATCTCGATGTCGTCGATGCCTGCCGTCTTTTGCAGCCAGGCAAACAGTTCGGTCTGGGGCCAGCTGCCCTTGGTCAGGTGGGCTGCAGTGCCTTCGGGCAGCACGCGGGGAATGTTCTCCAGCAGGCCGCCACCGGTGATGTGGGCCAGGGCCTTGATGGGGTGCTGGGCCAGCGCGGCCAGCACGTTCTTCACGTACAGGCGCGTGGGCTCCATGATGGCTTGCTTGAAGGGCTTGCCGTCCAGCGTGGCGGGCACATTGCCTGCGGCTTCGGCGCGGTCAATGCACTTGCGCACCAGGCTGAAACCGTTGGAATGCACGCCGTGGCTGGCCAGCCCCAGTACCACGTCGCCGGGCTGCACGGTTTGGCCGGTCAGGATTTTGGATTTTTCGACCGCGCCGACGGCAAAACCGGCCAGGTCGTATTCGCCAGCGGGGTACATGCCGGGCATTTCAGCGGTTTCGCCGCCAATCAGTGCGCAGCCAGACAGCTCGCAGCCCTTTGCAATGCCGCCCACCACGGCCGCAGCCGTGTCCACGTCCAGCTTGCCGCAGGCAAAGTAGTCGAGGAAGAACAGGGGCTCGGCGCCTTGCACCAGCACGTCGTTCACGCTCATGGCCACCAGGTCGATGCCCACGGTGTCGTGCATGTTCCATTCAAACGCCAGCTTGAGCTTGGTGCCCACACCGTCGGTGCCGCTGACCAGCACGGGTTCCTTGTAGCGCTTGGGCACTTCAAACAGGGCACCAAAGCCGCCAATGCCTGCCAGCACGCCTTCGCGCATGGTTTTTTTGGCCAGGGGCTTGATGCGCTCGACAAGGGCGTCACCAGCGTCGATGTCAACGCCAGCGTCTTTGTAGGACAGGGGGGTAGGGGTAGCGGCAGAGTTGCTCATGGCAGGGTAAGCACGGACCAGCGTGCGCAGCAGACTAAAATTTGCCCAGATTTTACGGGCTGCGCGCTGACCACCCCGCCGCAACCCTTCCATACTGTCCTGTTTTCTCTCTGATCTCTCTGGAGCCCATGCAGTTCTACGCTTTTTCTTCTCGCTCCAGCATGTCGCCCAGCAGGCTGCTGCCATGAAGCAGCTGGCGCTGGATATCGGCCTGGTCACCGGGCCGACGCTGTCGAGCTTCTATGCAGGCCCCAATGATGCTGCTTTGCAACACCTGCGCCTGTGGGCGGGTGAGGGCAGCAGCCAGAGCACGCGCTCACCGGTGCCCACCTATTTGTGGGGCGAGGCGGGCAGCGGCAAAACCCATTTGCTCAAGGCCGTGTGTGAAGCCCTGCACGAGCAGGGCGCCAGCGTGGGCTGGATGGACGCCTCCGTGGCCAACCCGCCAGACTTTGACGAACGCTGGGCGGCCGTGGTGATGGACGAAGTGCATCTTTACAACACCGCACAGCAGGCCAGTGCCTTTAACTGGTTTGTGAATGCCATCAACCCGGCCACGGGCGGTCAGCGCTGGGTGCTTGCGGCTGGCGATTTACCCCCGGCCGACTTGCCGCTGCGCGACGATCTGCGCAGCCGCATGGGTTGGGGCCACGTTTTTCAGCTGCAGTTGCTCGATGAAACCGCCCGCCGCGCGGTGCTGCGCCAAGAGGCCGACGCCCGGGGCGTGTTCCTGGGCGACGAGGTCATGGACTTCATGCTCAAGCGCTTCTCTCGGGATCTGGGCAGCCTGATGCAATTGCTTGACCAGTTGGACGCCTTTGCGCTGCGCACCCAGCGCGCCATCACCATTCCGCTGCTCAAGGCCATGCTCGAATCGGAATGAAGAATGAGGGACAACCCCCTGAGCGGCTTCGCCGCTTCCCCCTTCTCTCGCTGTGCTGTGCACTGCGGGAAGGAGGACGCCGCCAGCGCACGCCAGCGAAGCGCCGCCAGCGTGGCGGGGCGGCCCTTGCGCGGCGGCCGCTGGGTTTAGGCAGTGACAGTTTTTGCAACCGCTCGCGCAACGCAACTTATTGAATGATTGAAATGCAAAGAAGCCGCCTTCGCTTGGCACTTTTTGACTTGGACCACACGCTGCTGCCGCTCGACTCGGACTACGAGTGGGGCGAGTTCACCATCCGCATCGGCTGGAACGACCCGGTGGAGTTTGCACGTCGCAACGATGAGTTTTACGCCCACTACCAGGCTGGAACGCTCAATGTGCACGACTACGTGCGCTTTGCCACCGAAGCCGTGCGCCTTCGGGGTGCCGATGCGGCGGCCACGGCGCACCAGCAATTCATGCGTGAGGTGATTGGCCCGGCCATTCGCCCCCAGGCGCTTGATTTGATCCGCCAGCACGAGGCCGCAGGCGACCAAGTGGTCATCGTCACGGCCACCAACGAGTTCGTGACCCGCCCCATCGCCCAGGCTCTGGGCGTGCCAGAGTTGCTGGCCGTGCAACTGGCCCGCGACGCCAACGGCTGGTACACCGGCGAAATTGACGGCATCCCGACCATGCGCGAGGGCAAGGTGCTGCGCATGGAACAATGGCTGGCTGCGCGCCAGCTCACTTGGGCCGATGTGGACAGCACCTTCTACAGCGATTCGATGAACGACGTGCCGCTGCTGGAAAAAGTCAATCACCCCGTGCCCACCAACCCCGACCCGCGCCTGCGCGCCCTGGCGCAAGAGCGCGGCTGGCGCATACTGGACCTGTTTTCGGCAGACGCATCCGCTGCCGCTACAGGCGCCCCTGCCGCTGCCTGAAGGCTGCCCCACAGCGCCCATTCACCTGTTTACTGCATACCCATGATCAAGAAGTTCATCGACAAACTGCTGGGCAAATCGACGCCCGGCACCTCTGGCGGCAAGCCACATTTTGGCAAGCGCGAAGAGGTGCCAGCGTCCGTGCACGGCATCAACCCCGAGCTGGTGGACCGACGGGCGGCCGATGTGGTGCACACCCTCAAGGACGCGGGCTTTGAGGCCTACATCGTGGGCGGCGCGGTGCGGGACTTGCTGCTGGGCCTGCGCCCCAAGGACTTTGACGTGGCAACCAACGCCACGCCTGAGCAGGTCAAGGCGCTGTTTCGCCGCGCATTCATTATTGGCAAGCGCTTTCGCATCGTGCACGTGGTGCATGGCCGGGGGCGTGAGCATGAGGTGATCGAGGTCTCCACCTTCCGCGCCTACCTCGACAACTCGGCTGCAGGCCAGGTCAGCGGCAATGAAAAGACCAGCAAGGCCCAACTGTCGGGCATGCAGCATGCGGTGGACGCCAGCGGCCGTGTGCTGCGCGACAACGTGTGGGGCCCGCAAGACGAAGACGCCACCCGCCGCGACTTCACGGTGAACGCCATGTATTACGACCCAGTCA
This Acidovorax sp. 106 DNA region includes the following protein-coding sequences:
- a CDS encoding AI-2E family transporter, which produces MAQHQPPALPPEAPSAALTSYNAPTQPTQPLWAARSGVVLASYLLMASALLLVMWRGLLPGLLCVCLGFLLTRALTSWLTAGLRRLQGAKAAQRATPRAAQVVAAAVVMLMPLALLAAGLTHSRGYLVDAPQQYRELLTYMARTVLELRLKLPADMAAHLPEGAAEIQRIIASYLGAKAGALAMAGRAWLGSVLFAYVGLLIGSLAAVRTSNASLGPLAQQLGQRITLFGEAFRQIVAAQFWIAAFNTLLTALFLLFVLPFWGMALPYTPVLITLTFVAGLVPIVGNLLCNVVMTIVGLSVSPMAAAACLGFLILIHKAEYVINAKVVGQRTQMGVWELLSVMFVAEAVFGPAGLVAAPLFYAYLKKELVAARLV
- the purM gene encoding phosphoribosylformylglycinamidine cyclo-ligase; the encoded protein is MSNSAATPTPLSYKDAGVDIDAGDALVERIKPLAKKTMREGVLAGIGGFGALFEVPKRYKEPVLVSGTDGVGTKLKLAFEWNMHDTVGIDLVAMSVNDVLVQGAEPLFFLDYFACGKLDVDTAAAVVGGIAKGCELSGCALIGGETAEMPGMYPAGEYDLAGFAVGAVEKSKILTGQTVQPGDVVLGLASHGVHSNGFSLVRKCIDRAEAAGNVPATLDGKPFKQAIMEPTRLYVKNVLAALAQHPIKALAHITGGGLLENIPRVLPEGTAAHLTKGSWPQTELFAWLQKTAGIDDIEMNRTFNNGIGMVVVVDAANAEATAATLRAAGEQVYTIGAIAPRGEGAAVVVG
- a CDS encoding HAD family hydrolase, with the translated sequence MQRSRLRLALFDLDHTLLPLDSDYEWGEFTIRIGWNDPVEFARRNDEFYAHYQAGTLNVHDYVRFATEAVRLRGADAAATAHQQFMREVIGPAIRPQALDLIRQHEAAGDQVVIVTATNEFVTRPIAQALGVPELLAVQLARDANGWYTGEIDGIPTMREGKVLRMEQWLAARQLTWADVDSTFYSDSMNDVPLLEKVNHPVPTNPDPRLRALAQERGWRILDLFSADASAAATGAPAAA
- the hda gene encoding DnaA regulatory inactivator Hda, which produces MKQLALDIGLVTGPTLSSFYAGPNDAALQHLRLWAGEGSSQSTRSPVPTYLWGEAGSGKTHLLKAVCEALHEQGASVGWMDASVANPPDFDERWAAVVMDEVHLYNTAQQASAFNWFVNAINPATGGQRWVLAAGDLPPADLPLRDDLRSRMGWGHVFQLQLLDETARRAVLRQEADARGVFLGDEVMDFMLKRFSRDLGSLMQLLDQLDAFALRTQRAITIPLLKAMLESE